Proteins co-encoded in one Falco rusticolus isolate bFalRus1 chromosome 14, bFalRus1.pri, whole genome shotgun sequence genomic window:
- the LOC119157497 gene encoding probable G-protein coupled receptor 83: protein MSRHTWFPLQYISKPFWRAENHNTTNFFSALYSFSNQSFFHSDLDLEDLGDFGSGTKYEGESQSRTVKALLIVAYSVIICISLFGNVLVCHVVIKNKRMHSATSLFIVNLAVADVMITILNTPFTLVRFVSSTWVFGKLMCHISRFVQYCSVHVSVLTLAAIALDRHQVIMHPLKPRMSMVKGGICIVIIWVMAVCFSLPHAIYQTLTRFYIGNRTIRMVCLPSFPPPADLFWKYLDLTTFVLLYILPLLVISITYTMVAKKLWLRNAIGDLTMEQYYAHQRKKKMTLKMLMVVVVVFAVCWFPLNCYVVLISCRAIHSSNALYFAFHWFAMSSTCYNPFIYCWLNESFRSELKSLLCVCRRRSAAQSHPLRSISPPFRHAWVENCHYKRGSTCQKARAPSQRNSAKADISSVQPIVAES from the exons ATGAGCAGGCACACGTGGTTCCCTTTGCAGTACATCTCCAAGCCCTTCTGGAGAGCAGAGAATCACAACACGACCAACTTCTTCTCTGCACTGTACAGCTTCTCTAACCAATCCTTCTTCCACAGTGATTTGGACCTGGAGGACCTGGGAGACTTTGGCAGCGGGACCAAGTACGAGGGCGAGTCCCAGAGCCGGACGGTGAAGGCGCTGCTGATAGTAGCCTACTCTGTGATCATCTGCATCTCGCTCTTCGGCAACGTCCTGGTGTGCCACGTGGTGATCAAGAACAAGAGGATGCACTCTGCCACCAGCCTCTTCATTGTGAACCTGGCTGTTGCCGATGTGATGATCACCATTCTGAACACCCCCTTCACGCTG GTGCGGTTTGTAAGCAGTACCTGGGTTTTTGGGAAGCTGATGTGTCACATCAGCCGCTTTGTTCAGTACTGCTCAGTTCATGTGTCTGTGCTGACCCTTGCTGCCATAGCCCTGGATCGGCATCAG GTTATCATGCACCCTCTCAAGCCACGCATGTCCATGGTGAAAGGAGGGATTTGCATCGTTATCATCTGGGTTATGGCCGTCTGCTTCTCACTGCCTCATGCCATTTATCAGACTTTGACAAGATTTTATATTGG aaacagaacaataCGAATGGTCTgcctccccagcttccctcctcctgctgatCTTTTCTGGAAGTATTTGGACTTGACTACTTTTGTTCTGTTGTACATCCTGCCCTTACTTGTGATCTCCATCACATATACCATGGTCGCCAAGAAGCTCTGGCTGAGAAATGCCATTGGGGACCTCACCATGGAGCAATACTATGCCCATCAAcggaaaaagaaaatgacactgaagatgctgatggtggtggtggttgtgttTGCAGTATGCTGGTTCCCCCTGAACTGCTACGTGGTGTTGATCTCCTGTAGGGCCATCCACAGCAGCAATGCTCTGTACTTTGCTTTTCACTGGTTTGCCATGAGCAGCACTTGCTACAACCCCTTCATTTACTGCTGGCTGAATGAGAGCTTCAGGTCTGAGCTGAAGtccttgctctgtgtgtgccGGCGCAGGAGTGCAGCCCAGAGCCATCCTCTGCGGTCCATCTCCCCACCCTTCAGGCATGCCTGGGTTGAGAACTGCCATTATAAAAGAGGCAGCACCTGCCAGAAGGCAAGGGCACCCTCCCAGAGGAACTCTGCAAAGGCAGACATATCCAGCGTTCAGCCAATTGTGGCAGAAAGCTAA